The Candidatus Limnocylindria bacterium nucleotide sequence CGAGCTCCTCCAACCGATCCATGCGGTCTGTCATCGAGCGCCTGAACGTCTCGAGCCACGTGTCGAGCTCATCGAACGGCTCGGACCGCAGCTCATAGATGCGCTGCTGCGCGACCGGGCGCACGTCGACCAGACCGGCGTCGCTGAGCACGCGGAGGTGCTTCGACACTTGCGGTTGACGTAGCCGGAGGCGCTTGGCGATCTCCCCCACCGGGCGCGGCCGGTCGCGAAGGAGCTCGACGATGCGCAGGCGATTCGGTTCTGCGAGGGCTGTCAGCGTGGCGTTCACACGCCGAACATACCTCTAGAGGAATATACCTGTCAAGGCATATTCAAGAACTGATACCTAGCGCTCGCTGGCGGGCTCGGGAGGAAGGATGGTCGCGACACGAAGTCGACTCGCCGGTGCGTGTCGTCGCAGTAGGGCTTGGTGCCCGAATGGCCGCAGCGGCAGAGTTTCACCGTGCGTCCCTCGAGGACGTGGATCTCGTTGCCGTCGGCATCGGCGATCGTGATCGGGCCGGTCACGATGTAGGGACCGTTCGGCTCCATCCGGATGGAAGGACCGGGCATCACGCGTTCTCCCCGTGGTAGCGGCCCTTGTATCCCTCACCGGCCGGCGACGAGAGACGGAAGAACACGAGCTGCAGAACGCGCGCCCCACGCTGAAGCCGGTAGCCGCGCGCGTTCAGGACCGAGAGGAGACCCTCGCCGCGTCCGGAATACCCGGCGTCCCACACCGCGGCGTGGATCGCGACGCCGGATCGGAGGAGCGTCGAGCGCGGCCGCGCGAGAGCCATGATGTCGGTCGGCAGATTCACCTTCTCCTGATAGGTGATGACGTAGGCACCGCGGTGCAGGTCCCACCAGCCGTCCTTGTCGGCCTGCACGTCCTCCCGAGCGGCGGGCTCGCGCACGTTGTCGGCCTCGCCGAGGAGGCCCGGTGACGTCAGCCGCTGGACGCGGTCCACGCGAAGATCGATGCCGTTGGGCTGCACCTGCAGATCGAGCCCCTCGACGAGCGGAGGATCCGCCGCGAGCGCCGCGCGCAGCTCTTCACGCGATAGGACGGACACGC carries:
- a CDS encoding deoxyuridine 5'-triphosphate nucleotidohydrolase, with protein sequence MSVLSREELRAALAADPPLVEGLDLQVQPNGIDLRVDRVQRLTSPGLLGEADNVREPAAREDVQADKDGWWDLHRGAYVITYQEKVNLPTDIMALARPRSTLLRSGVAIHAAVWDAGYSGRGEGLLSVLNARGYRLQRGARVLQLVFFRLSSPAGEGYKGRYHGENA
- a CDS encoding CDGSH iron-sulfur domain-containing protein; amino-acid sequence: MPGPSIRMEPNGPYIVTGPITIADADGNEIHVLEGRTVKLCRCGHSGTKPYCDDTHRRVDFVSRPSFLPSPPASARYQFLNMP
- a CDS encoding metalloregulator ArsR/SmtB family transcription factor → MNATLTALAEPNRLRIVELLRDRPRPVGEIAKRLRLRQPQVSKHLRVLSDAGLVDVRPVAQQRIYELRSEPFDELDTWLETFRRSMTDRMDRLEELVSERKAKKERERDHGH